GTTAACAAGTTCCTGAGTCATTTTGGAATCACAGATACCCTAATGGGCAAAAGGGTATATGTTGACTAAGGAATACACAAACCCAGTCACAAATGCCTCATATTTGGAGCCTATTAGCCAACATATGCAGAAAAGATAGGAAGAGATCACCCCTGTCTATTTGGAGCCTATTAGAAAGTCTATGCAGAAACCATAGAGGGGTCTTTGCCTCTTTGACTGAATTTTCAACCAAAAAGAGAAGCAGGTTTAGCTTGGGGGGCTAAATCCGCCAAAGTAAGCCACATTTTGCACAAGCGGCGCAGTTCGGGTGGGTCTTGTGTTCTGGCAGAGCTTACCAATATTAGTCATAAGCTGATACGACACCTTCAACGCTAAGTCGAGGTTGTTGCTTGCGATGAATTTAGCTTCAATTGTTAGGGCGGTTCCTGAAATGTTAGCTGCAATTTGTATACCGCCGTCCTCAGTAACCCACTTAAGAGTTACACCGCGGTCATTTTCAGACATGCCAAGCCACCGCAGCAATCCAAACCATCTACCTCTAAGAGCATCAATTAATCGCTGGGGCATCAAGTCGGATGGCAAAAAGGTTTGCACCAGTGAGGCTGTGTGCTCAGTTTTTTGGGTTGGGCTAAGTTTTAGTTTGGTAATTTTTGGGGTTACCTTGTAGCCTTGTGATCCCTTTTTGATTATTCCTTCATCTTCTAATCTGCTAAGAATGCGACTGAGCGTTTCAGGATGCATACCTGTACGCCGTTTAAGCCCATCAAACGTGAACAGCGCTAAGTCTTCCTCTTCAATGAGGGAAAGCACATCGGTATCGCGTTCACCAAAGCTATAACCTGTAGGCAGAATTTGCCAGTTAACATCAAGTAAAGGAACCATTAACTACGTTTGCGTAATGGGGGCTTTTGAATATTACTCCAAAAAAGGAAAAAACCCAATGAAGAAATCTGGGGTTATCTTAGGATGACTTTTTCGCCTGTTGCAATGTACACTATAGACTCGCAGATGTAGGTGGCGTGGTCAGCAATTCGCTCAAGATAGCGGGTCATCAGTGAACTGGATAGGATGCATTTGCTGCTTGCCGAATTGTCTTCGATGAGCATGTTTTGGAAGTCAAAGTACATTTTGTCAACTTCCTGCTCAGGTATGGTTATGGATTTGGCAAGTTCAATGTCATATTTGCGTAGCGCGTTGAGACTGATTTTTACCATGCCCAAGACTTTCTCACTCATTTCTGCAATGAATTCCTGCTGTGAAATGGAGCATTCTTTTAAGCCGTTGAACTGGTTGTTGAGGGTGGATATATCGAGGCTGTATCTGCCGTACCTTGCAAAGTCATTGGCAATTTTCATGTAGGATTTAATTGTTCGCAAGTCCGTGGCTACGGGTTGGTAACGGGCAATAAGCTGGAAGGTGGTGTCTTCGATTTTGTCAGCCATGGAACCTAGCATTTGAGACATTTCATGTACTTGGGGGTGAACGTTTCTGCCGTTAATGTATCCTCGGATAGCTGTCTCAAGGGTTTCATATGTTATCTCTGCCATCTTTACAATCAGCACAGATTGCTGCTCTAAACCTTTATCGATTATTCTGCTCATACCATTCTCACTCTTTCTAACCGAATTCGCCTGTAATGTACTTTTCAGTTAACGGGTTCTTTGGAGACTCAAAAATCCCCGAGGTTTCCCCAAACTCTACAAGTGAACCCAAATAGAAAAATGCTGTGTAATCAGACACACGCGACGCCTGCTGCATGTTATGGGTAACAATAACCACAGTGTAATCCTTCTTAAGCTCAATCACAAGCTTTTCAATTTTGGCTGTGGCGATGGGGTCAAGTGCTGAGCAGGGTTCATCCATCAAAATCACTTCAGGCTGAAGCGCAATAGCACGCGCAATGCAGAGCCGTTGTTGCTGTCCACCTGAAATGCTGGTACCAGGCTTTTTGAGGTCGTCTTTGACTTCCTCCCACAGTGAAGCTTGCTGTAGACTGCGTTTTACGACTTCGTCAAGGTTTTTGCCTTTTTTGGCTCCGGTCAACTTTAGCCCAGCAGCCACGTTATCGTAGATGGACATTGTTGGGAACGGGTTAGGTTTCTGAAAGACCATGCCTACTCGGCGCCGTACCATCACGGCGTCAACATTTGGGGCGTAAACGTCCTGACCGTCTAGGAGCACTTTTCCGGTTAGTTTTGCATTTGGAGTGAGTTCATGCATGCGGTTTAAGGTGCGAATGAAAGTGGATTTTCCACAGCCTGATGGACCAATGATGGCAGTAACAGAGTTTGCCTCCATGGAGAGGTTAATGTCCTTTAAGGCTTGTTTAGTGCCAAACCAAACATTCAAGTCCACACTTTGCAATTTTATGTTTTCCAATTTTTTGTCACCTTGTTAATTTACTAAATTTGCCGCTGCTGGCTAATCTAACTGTTATGTTAAGGGCCAAAACTATTAAAATCAACACCAACGCTGCACCCCACGCTGCAGATTGCGCTTCAGCAGAGGGTAATTGTGAATTGAGGAAAATCCTAAGCGGCAAAGCATCCATCGGCTCGTCAAAACCGCCAAAGAAGAAGTTGGTACCCAAAATCGTAAGTAAGATTGGGGCGGTTTCCCCTGCGATTCTTGCTATAGCTAAAAGTGACCCTGTGACTAAACCATTTTTTGCAGACGGGATTATAACGCTAAGTATTGTGCGCCACCTGTGAACACCTAAGGCCATGGAGGCTTCACGGACACTGTTAGGCACAAGCTTTAGGGATTCTTCTGTTGTTCTTGCAACGATAGGAATCATCATAAAAGAAAGCGCGACTGCCCCAGCGAGTGGGGAAAAGCCTGTGTACAAAAAGCCGACAACAATTATCGAATAAGCAGTAATACCAACTATTATTGATGGAACCTGCGTTAAAATGTCATTTGTGGTTCTTAACCAAGATGCATATTTGTTATTTCCAAATTCGGACAGGTATACTCCTGTTAATACGCCAATTGGGATACCTATAAGACCTGTTAAGCCAATGAGAATCAATGTGCCCTGAATAGACTGCCCGATACCGTTATTTGCACCGTTAGCAATTAAAAAGTTGAGATTTATCACGGGCGCACCGCGAATTATAACTTCTACAAGTATGCTAATCAAGGGCACTATAGCTATAATAACGCAGACGAGGCAGAGTACGAAGAAAAGTTTGTTCTTAAACTTGCGAAAAGCATAGGTATTAAGATTAAACTTTTGCAAAAACTCGCCAAGTTTGCTAAGCATTACTCAACGGCGCCTCCTTTCACCTTTAACACCCGTGTCACTGTAAAGTAGGCTACGATGTTTATGATTAAACTGATGATTAGCAAAACCAATCCTGCAGCTATGTAGGGTGACTTATCAGTGGATTCTTTAAATCCATTAGCAATTAAGGAGGGCAAGGTTTGGCCTGCCTGAAAAAGCGAAGTGGGCATAGCGCTTGGTCCAATAGCGTTACCTATAACCATAGTGACCGCCATGGTTTCACCTACTGCGCGCCCTAACCCAAGGATTATGGCTCCAAAAATGCCAGAGCGTCCATAGCTGAGCACCCAGTATCGTATAACTTCCCATTTTGTAGCACCAATGCTGTAGGCGCCTTCCCGAATTGAGTTTGGAACTGCACTGATGATTTCTCGGGAAACAGAGGCTATTGTGGGGATAATCATTATTGCTAGAATTATCCCTGCAGTGAGAAAGTCTAAGCCAAAGGGTGTATCGCTGAAAAGCGGAATCCAACCTAAATACGCATGCAGAGGCTTTTCTATGTTATTTAGGACCCAGAAACGCAGTACAAATATGCCCCAGAGCCCGAAGATAACGCTGGGTACTGCGGCAAGCAATTCAACAAGGTACGAGCAGGGGACTCTGATAACTTTTGGAGCCATCTCTACCAAGAAAATGGCGATACCTAAGCTTAAGGGCACACCGATTAGCAGGGCAATGCCTGATGTGATAAGGGTTCCAAGAATATAGGGAAGCACCCCGTATAGCTGAAGATTAGAACTCCAGTTTGTCCCTGTTATGAAATTAAAATGGTACTTGGATAGGGCAGGCAGTGCACCGTCAACTAGAACGAAAGCATTAATTAGTAAAATGATAAGGGCTGACGTGGCGGTAACAGCAACTATAACTTTAAAGATGTTATCGCCGGTTAGCTTTGTCATATTTATCTGTCCCGAATGTTTATTTATCAAATAAAAAAAAGTTTTGGGTGAAGATTACTTTACCTCACGCAGTTTTAGCTGGTTGGTATAGTTTCTCCGTTGAAGGTTATTGAGTTCAGTGTTGCTTCGTTAATTGCAATCAGGTTTGATGGCAGAGCTGCATATTCTAAAGGTGCTGCGAGGTCTTGACCATCATGCACGACATACCAGATGTATTGAACTATAGCGGTTGCTCGTTCCATTGTCATGTCTGGAATTACACTGAGGTCTTGGTAGACTAAGAGATATGTTGGAGTTACTATTGGGTATGCTTGCGCGCCTTCAGTGTTGAGTATGTGTACGTCTGCCCAGCTTTCACTTCCTGTTGGAAGGTTACTTGGCAGAGATTGAGCTGCTGCAGTTGTTGAGTCAAGTGAGGGCAACACAAAGTTTCCCGCGGGGTTTTGAAGTGCGGCAACTGTCACATCGTTCTCTAGTGCATAAGCTAATTCGATGTAACCAACAGAGTATTCGGTTTGGTCAATTGTAGCTGCGACACCAGAGTTTCCGCTTGAACCAACGCCTACTGGCCATTCAACTGTAGTGTCTGCACCGACCATAGTAGCCCAGTCTGAGCTGACAATTGAGAGGTATGTTGTAAACCAGTTAGTAGTTCCTGAACCTTCAGAGCGGTGGACAACGGCTATTTCATGATCAGGTAGTGTCAAGTCTGGGTTTAGCGCGGTTATTGCTGGGTCATTCCAGTTTGTTATTGCGCCCAAGAAAATGTTGGCAACAACTTCACCTGTTAATTTTAAGCCTGTGTCAATGTCTGGGATGTTGTATGCTACGGTGATTGCTCCGATGGTTTCGGGGATGTGAAGTGCGTCGGGTGCTTGGGTTCTTTGGTCATCAGTTAATGCTGCATCTGTGCCTGCGAAGTCGACCACTTTGTTTATGAAGTCGGTTCTACCTTGTCCGCTACCGCCACCTGCATAGTTAATTTGGACGTTAGTATGCAGTGAGGAGTATTCTGAGATTGTTGAGTCAAGGAATGGCTTGGGGAATGTTGCTCCAGAAGCATTGAGTGTTATGTTTTCGCTTGGGCTTGAATTATAAGTGTATGCTATTATGGCTCCTGCTATTATAGCGATT
The Candidatus Bathyarchaeota archaeon genome window above contains:
- the pstB gene encoding phosphate ABC transporter ATP-binding protein PstB, with the protein product MENIKLQSVDLNVWFGTKQALKDINLSMEANSVTAIIGPSGCGKSTFIRTLNRMHELTPNAKLTGKVLLDGQDVYAPNVDAVMVRRRVGMVFQKPNPFPTMSIYDNVAAGLKLTGAKKGKNLDEVVKRSLQQASLWEEVKDDLKKPGTSISGGQQQRLCIARAIALQPEVILMDEPCSALDPIATAKIEKLVIELKKDYTVVIVTHNMQQASRVSDYTAFFYLGSLVEFGETSGIFESPKNPLTEKYITGEFG
- the pstA gene encoding phosphate ABC transporter permease PstA; the encoded protein is MLSKLGEFLQKFNLNTYAFRKFKNKLFFVLCLVCVIIAIVPLISILVEVIIRGAPVINLNFLIANGANNGIGQSIQGTLILIGLTGLIGIPIGVLTGVYLSEFGNNKYASWLRTTNDILTQVPSIIVGITAYSIIVVGFLYTGFSPLAGAVALSFMMIPIVARTTEESLKLVPNSVREASMALGVHRWRTILSVIIPSAKNGLVTGSLLAIARIAGETAPILLTILGTNFFFGGFDEPMDALPLRIFLNSQLPSAEAQSAAWGAALVLILIVLALNITVRLASSGKFSKLTR
- the pstC gene encoding phosphate ABC transporter permease subunit PstC, with the protein product MTKLTGDNIFKVIVAVTATSALIILLINAFVLVDGALPALSKYHFNFITGTNWSSNLQLYGVLPYILGTLITSGIALLIGVPLSLGIAIFLVEMAPKVIRVPCSYLVELLAAVPSVIFGLWGIFVLRFWVLNNIEKPLHAYLGWIPLFSDTPFGLDFLTAGIILAIMIIPTIASVSREIISAVPNSIREGAYSIGATKWEVIRYWVLSYGRSGIFGAIILGLGRAVGETMAVTMVIGNAIGPSAMPTSLFQAGQTLPSLIANGFKESTDKSPYIAAGLVLLIISLIINIVAYFTVTRVLKVKGGAVE
- the pstS gene encoding phosphate ABC transporter substrate-binding protein PstS codes for the protein MNTKYTIVIAIVAIAIIAGAIIAYTYNSSPSENITLNASGATFPKPFLDSTISEYSSLHTNVQINYAGGGSGQGRTDFINKVVDFAGTDAALTDDQRTQAPDALHIPETIGAITVAYNIPDIDTGLKLTGEVVANIFLGAITNWNDPAITALNPDLTLPDHEIAVVHRSEGSGTTNWFTTYLSIVSSDWATMVGADTTVEWPVGVGSSGNSGVAATIDQTEYSVGYIELAYALENDVTVAALQNPAGNFVLPSLDSTTAAAQSLPSNLPTGSESWADVHILNTEGAQAYPIVTPTYLLVYQDLSVIPDMTMERATAIVQYIWYVVHDGQDLAAPLEYAALPSNLIAINEATLNSITFNGETIPTS